Proteins encoded in a region of the Gloeomargarita sp. SKYB120 genome:
- a CDS encoding phytoene/squalene synthase family protein, producing the protein MDLRRGALELLKETSRTFFIPISGLPAGLQEAVTSAYLCMRAIDEIEDHPDLDSETKVKLLRSVSLTLEAATDTFAVNDLSLALAVHQTPLPEVTVRIGEWALLAPPTIAPRIWDATAAMADRMAYWASCHWRIQTEADLDRYTFGVAGAVGLLLSDLWAWYDGTQTNRSLAIGFGRGLQAVNILRNQAEDQRRGVNFFPDGWGKAEMHAYARRNLALADAYNAALPPGPALDFCKIPLALAHATLEALEQGQPKLTRSAVMAVVAQVTGRSR; encoded by the coding sequence CAGTCGGACGTTTTTTATTCCCATCAGCGGCTTGCCTGCGGGTTTGCAAGAAGCAGTGACTTCCGCCTATCTCTGCATGCGGGCGATTGACGAAATCGAAGACCATCCTGACTTGGACAGTGAAACGAAGGTGAAATTGCTGCGCTCCGTGAGTTTAACCCTAGAGGCGGCAACCGATACCTTTGCGGTGAACGATTTATCCCTGGCGCTGGCGGTGCATCAGACGCCCTTGCCGGAGGTGACGGTGCGCATTGGCGAATGGGCGTTGCTGGCTCCGCCAACAATTGCGCCGCGGATTTGGGATGCGACAGCGGCGATGGCGGACCGGATGGCCTACTGGGCGTCCTGTCACTGGCGGATTCAAACGGAAGCGGACCTGGATCGTTACACCTTTGGCGTTGCAGGGGCGGTAGGGTTGCTCTTGTCGGATTTGTGGGCCTGGTACGACGGCACCCAGACGAATCGCTCCCTGGCGATTGGCTTTGGGCGGGGGTTGCAAGCTGTCAATATCTTGCGCAATCAGGCGGAAGACCAGCGACGCGGGGTCAACTTTTTCCCAGATGGGTGGGGGAAAGCAGAGATGCACGCCTATGCCCGCCGCAATCTTGCTCTGGCGGATGCCTATAACGCAGCGTTACCCCCAGGACCGGCGCTGGATTTCTGTAAAATTCCCCTGGCGCTGGCCCATGCCACCTTAGAAGCCCTGGAACAAGGTCAACCCAAACTGACGCGCAGTGCGGTCATGGCGGTAGTGGCCCAGGTCACTGGTCGAAGTCGTTGA